The region ACTTTCTCGCCGTCATATTTTTTCACGCCTAGATATTGCGCGTTGCTGTCGCGACCGTTGCGCGAGCTGCCGACGCCTTTTTTATGCGCCATGAATAAACTCCTTGATTTTTAAGCAATAATACTGTCAATACGAACGATGGTTTTATGCTGGCGGTGGCCGTTAAGCTTGCGATAACCCTTGCGCCTTTTCTTCTTGAAAACAATGACTTTTGGGTCGCGATCCTGGTCCACAATCGTGCCTTCAACCTTGGCGCCGGCAACCGTTGGTTGGCCCACAACCACTTGGTCACCGTTGTTAACCATCAACACGCGATCGAAAGAAACGCTGGCGCCATATTCACCTGCCAGCTTTTGCGTGCGAATTTTCGCATCTTTTTCAACTCGGAATTGTTCGCCACCGATTTCCACCAAGGCGTACATGCCAAACTCCATTTTAATTTATGACTTGCCGAAAATAAAAAAGCGGTGCGCAATTTAACGAAAGCACCGCTTTTTGTCAAGGTCTAATTTCCCTCGATTTGCCGGCAATGGCAGACCTGTTCAGCGCCGCAAGACGCTGCGAACATTGCCCGGCTTACATCGTAATCTCCCGTCCATCTCGCTTCGAGACAAATTTGAAGTCTTCGAGCCGCAACGTATCATCCACCATGACTTGTATTTTCATCCAATACTTCCACATCAGGCGGCGGATGCGGCTACGGAATCCCAAGGTCAGAAATTTCATCATTTCCGAATGCACCACCAAGCCCAGCGAGCGCTCATTGCCGATGAACTTGTATCGCATCAGCCAACGCTCGATGCGCGTGAGCACAGTTGCCTTGGAGATTACACGTCCCGTTCCCTCGCAGGTCGGACACGAGTCGGAGTAGGAGAACAGCAAACTAGGTCGCACCCTTTCGCGCGTCATCTCAATCATGCCAAACTCACTGATTTGGCTGATGTTGGACTGTGCACGATCTTTACGGAGCTCGCGCCGGAATTCATCGTGAAGACGCTTTCGCATTTTGGGATCGGTCATGTCGATAAAATCGATGACAATGATCCCGCCAATGTCGCGGAGACGAAGCTGCCGGGCGATTTCACGCCCCGCCTCGAGATTAATCTTGAGGGCGTTTTCATCGTGGCCCGCGCGTCCCATGAATTTGCCGCTGTTGACATCAATGGCGGACAGAGCTTCGGCGTGATCGAACAGGATGTAGCCGCCGCTTCTCGTCCAAATTTTGCGCGACAGGCTTTTCTCAATTTCCTGCTCGATGCCGTACGTGTCGAACAACGGTTTCTTGCCGCGATACAATTCGACTTTCTCCACGAACTGCGGCGCGACGTCTTGCAGATATCTGACCGTCTGCTGGTGCAGCCGGCGCGAATCCACGACTACCCGATCGATATCAGGCGTAAATAAATCGCGAATTACGCTGGAGGCCATGGCGAGATCTTTATAAACCAGGCAGGGAGGCTTTTCTTTCTTGAGGCGGGCGTCGGTCTTTTTCCAAGTTGCTCTCAAATTGTCAAGGTCGGCGCGCAGGGCTTCTTCATCTTTGCCCACCGCCACCGTGCGAATGATGAGACCGAAACCATTTGGCTTGATCGCCTGCGCGATCTTTTTGAGACGCCGTTTTTCCCGGACGTCTACCACCTTTTTTGAAACGCCGACCATATCGCTGTTCGGTACAATAACCATATACCGCCCGGCGATCGACAGCTCCGTCGTGATGCGGCAGCCTTTCGTGCTGATCGGTTCTTTGATGATCTGCACCAAAATTTCCTGGCCCTCTTTCGGAATCGGCTTATGATAGGAATGCGGACGTTGCGGCGGCTGGCCGCTGCCCGAGGTTTCTTCAAGATCTAGAAACGCTTGATAGTCGAACAACGACTCACCAATATCGCTGAAATGAAGAAACGCATCTTGCTCATGTCCGATGTCCACGAAGGCCGCTCTCATGCCTTTCACGACATTCACCACCTTGCCGAGGTAAATATCGCCCACCATGCGCTCATTTTCCGGCCGTTCGGTCAGAAGTTCCACCAATTTTCCGTCTTCGAGGATTGCGATCCTTGTTTCGCCAACCGAGGAGTTGATGAAAATCTCTTTTCTCATATCACTCCTAGAAATTTGGTGGGAGTTGTGCTCGCGGCGGCTGGCCCGTACGAGCGTATTGCTGGATACTGTCGTCATACTCTCCCATATGATAGTAAGAGGTTCATCTTTGACGGATCGTTCTCTGCGCTTGCTTTTTGCGTTGGCAGCCCCGACCGCTTACGGGGCGTGAGCGATTCCCGACAATTTGGGATTCCGCATATCCCGCAAGAGGGCAAGCCTACCCGCGTCAAGCGCCAGTGAACGCTGCAATCAACTCAGAACATGCTCATGCTTCTGCTTCTGCATCTTTACGCGATCCGAAAGCACGAGCCTGAGTTCATGCAGGGTTGGCCGTGTTGGCTTCTACCGATTGTCAAAGAACGTTAAAAAGAAGGGATAGTCACCTATCCCTTTCACAACTTGAATTTAATAAAATCGGATAACCATTCTTAAAACCGAGGCGCCACATTGCCTGTGCCTATTTGTCGGGCAATTTCGCCTCAGGTCATCCGTTTGATCATCAATGACTTGATTAAAGTTTCAAGCTCAGAAATTCACGGAGGTGAATCTTTAGGTGGCCGAAAATACAGAAATTATGAGGAGAATGCAAGGGCTTTTTCCGGACAAATCATCGCGCTGGCATGAAAATTAAAACGGGGTAATATCTGTGTCGAAGGATCAGTACACACAATCATATTGCGCATACACATTTAGACTTCCCGGCATTCTTGCATTTGATATTATTCTACCAGCTTACTTTGCAAGCGCCCGGCGCTCAACTCATTCAACACGAGATTAAACTCGGGCGTTCGCTCGGCACGAATCTCGATCTCACGATTGACCTCAATGCCAAATTCACTTTTGATGATCTCGGCCTCGAATTGGTGCAAGACCCGGTCGACAATGCCGGAAAGTTGGTAGGCGTAATGCAACTCAAAGCGGCGGGTTGCAAATATCGGCAGCAAAGTCGCCTGCGCAATCGCCGCTTGCACCGCGCCGCTGTAAGCGCGCATCAAGCCGCCCACGCCAAGCTTGGTGCCGCCAAAATAGCGCGTCACCACCGCCGCAATATTCGTCAACTGATGTGACTCTAATGCTTGCAGCATGGGCCGCCCTGCGCTGCCGGAAGGCTCCTGAGCATCGCTGGCAAGCGCGATCAAACGCGCATCGCATCCCACGCGCAAGGCATAACAATTGTGACGCGCATCATGAAATTGGCGGGAGCGCTCGGCGATCAATTCCTCGGCTTGTTCTCGCGTTGCCGCCGGCGTTAACCAGGCGATGAAACGCGAGTCTTTCACGCGCAGCTCGCTTGCGCAAAACGAAGCAATCGTATAAAACTGGCTCACGTTTTCAGTTGATCATCCAATCTTCGACATTCAACCCGCGCAAGCTGGCGATGCGCGCAATCGCTTCACCGATTTTATTGTTGGGCGTCGAGGCGCCGGCGGTGAGGCCGATCTTCAGCTCGCCGCCCGGCAGCCAATGCTTGTCTTCGATTTCCGCGGGCGCGCTCACCGGTTTATGGCGGATCGTGGTGAGATCGATCAAACAACGCGCATCATCGATATGATAGGCGCGGGTGTAATGTCCGGCAATTTCAACGAGGTGATTGGTGTTGCTGCTGTTGTAACCGCCAATCACAAGCATAAGATCGAGGTTTTGTTTTTTCACTAATTCTAACACGGCATCTTGCCGGTCCTGCGTTGCGCTGCAAATCGTGTCAAAATTGCGAAAGTGTTCCGCTGCGGTGTCGGCGCCGTATTTTTCCATCATTGCGCGTTTCAGGCGTTCGGCAATGGCCAATGACTCGCTCGACAGCATAGTCGTTTGGTTGGCCACCCCAATTTTGATGAGATGGTGATCGGGATCGAAACCCGGCGAAATCGCGTTATTAAACTGCGCCAGAAAATCGTAGCGCGAGCGCCGGCCGGCAATGAACTCGCAAACGTTTTCCGTTTCCTCCATGTCGCGCACGATGAGATAATGGCCGTTGTCATACTTCATGGCCTGGCTGCTCGTCGCTTTGGTTTCCTCGTGGCTGTACTTGCCGTGAATCACGGAAGTAAAACCGTCGCGGGCATATTGTTCGACGCGCTTCCAAACATTCAACACCGAGCCGCAGGTGGTATCGACCAAGACACAACCGATCTCGGACAGTTGTTTGAGTTCCTGAATCGTCACGCCGAAGGCCGGCAAAATCACCACATCCTCCGGACGCAGCAGCGAAAAATCGTTGCCCCGGCTGTACTGCCCGCTCAAGAATCCAATTTTCATTTCGAGCATGC is a window of Cytophagia bacterium CHB2 DNA encoding:
- the rplU gene encoding 50S ribosomal protein L21, whose protein sequence is MYALVEIGGEQFRVEKDAKIRTQKLAGEYGASVSFDRVLMVNNGDQVVVGQPTVAGAKVEGTIVDQDRDPKVIVFKKKRRKGYRKLNGHRQHKTIVRIDSIIA
- a CDS encoding Rne/Rng family ribonuclease → MTTVSSNTLVRASRREHNSHQISRSDMRKEIFINSSVGETRIAILEDGKLVELLTERPENERMVGDIYLGKVVNVVKGMRAAFVDIGHEQDAFLHFSDIGESLFDYQAFLDLEETSGSGQPPQRPHSYHKPIPKEGQEILVQIIKEPISTKGCRITTELSIAGRYMVIVPNSDMVGVSKKVVDVREKRRLKKIAQAIKPNGFGLIIRTVAVGKDEEALRADLDNLRATWKKTDARLKKEKPPCLVYKDLAMASSVIRDLFTPDIDRVVVDSRRLHQQTVRYLQDVAPQFVEKVELYRGKKPLFDTYGIEQEIEKSLSRKIWTRSGGYILFDHAEALSAIDVNSGKFMGRAGHDENALKINLEAGREIARQLRLRDIGGIIVIDFIDMTDPKMRKRLHDEFRRELRKDRAQSNISQISEFGMIEMTRERVRPSLLFSYSDSCPTCEGTGRVISKATVLTRIERWLMRYKFIGNERSLGLVVHSEMMKFLTLGFRSRIRRLMWKYWMKIQVMVDDTLRLEDFKFVSKRDGREITM
- a CDS encoding YigZ family protein; its protein translation is MSQFYTIASFCASELRVKDSRFIAWLTPAATREQAEELIAERSRQFHDARHNCYALRVGCDARLIALASDAQEPSGSAGRPMLQALESHQLTNIAAVVTRYFGGTKLGVGGLMRAYSGAVQAAIAQATLLPIFATRRFELHYAYQLSGIVDRVLHQFEAEIIKSEFGIEVNREIEIRAERTPEFNLVLNELSAGRLQSKLVE
- a CDS encoding 4-hydroxy-3-methylbut-2-enyl diphosphate reductase, which gives rise to MSTSTKPAAQYFQKGLGLKAFAQEQLARDYHSGVVEYLRAHDFSLRVGNLQFFLAKEFGFCYGVERAVEYAYQAREKFPERRIFLTGEIIHNPHVNHRMLEMKIGFLSGQYSRGNDFSLLRPEDVVILPAFGVTIQELKQLSEIGCVLVDTTCGSVLNVWKRVEQYARDGFTSVIHGKYSHEETKATSSQAMKYDNGHYLIVRDMEETENVCEFIAGRRSRYDFLAQFNNAISPGFDPDHHLIKIGVANQTTMLSSESLAIAERLKRAMMEKYGADTAAEHFRNFDTICSATQDRQDAVLELVKKQNLDLMLVIGGYNSSNTNHLVEIAGHYTRAYHIDDARCLIDLTTIRHKPVSAPAEIEDKHWLPGGELKIGLTAGASTPNNKIGEAIARIASLRGLNVEDWMIN